Proteins co-encoded in one Marinomonas sp. IMCC 4694 genomic window:
- a CDS encoding LysE family translocator, which yields MIDVSFFIAFAMFSFVMSVTPGPNNIMLLASGAQFGFRRTLPHMIGIGVGMATLISSALLGLGALFILYPPLYLALKWVGGAYLVWLAWKIASAPVSQETIHVSEKREESKPMAWWQAALFQFVNPKAWMMAISAVSTFTIEGDLYLQSGLWVLFVFACVNFPTISLWAWLGVSIRRWLTNPKRQRRFNIGMGLATALTLMMIVRG from the coding sequence ATGATCGACGTGTCTTTTTTTATTGCGTTTGCGATGTTTTCTTTTGTGATGTCTGTTACACCAGGGCCGAATAACATTATGTTGTTGGCGTCAGGCGCTCAATTTGGCTTTCGTCGAACCTTGCCGCACATGATTGGAATCGGTGTGGGGATGGCCACTCTGATATCTTCTGCCTTGTTGGGGCTTGGTGCCTTATTCATTTTATATCCGCCTCTGTATCTTGCGTTGAAGTGGGTTGGTGGTGCTTATTTGGTATGGTTGGCATGGAAGATTGCCAGTGCCCCCGTGAGTCAAGAAACGATCCATGTTTCTGAAAAGCGTGAAGAAAGTAAACCAATGGCTTGGTGGCAAGCGGCGTTGTTTCAGTTCGTCAATCCGAAAGCATGGATGATGGCAATCAGTGCCGTGAGTACGTTCACCATCGAAGGGGATTTGTATTTACAATCTGGCCTTTGGGTTCTGTTTGTATTTGCTTGCGTTAACTTTCCAACAATTTCACTTTGGGCTTGGTTGGGCGTGAGTATTCGTCGTTGGCTAACAAACCCTAAACGTCAAAGAAGGTTTAATATTGGTATGGGCCTTGCGACAGCATTGACCTTGATGATGATTGTTAGGGGTTAA
- a CDS encoding aspartate/glutamate racemase family protein, whose amino-acid sequence MDCSCKGLFLLICTNTMHKVASQIEDSIDIPLLHIADATAEVLVKKGIKTVGLLGTAFTMEQDFYKGRLTEEYGLTVLVPNADDRSRIHNVIYNELCLGQLNSDSKMEYLRIIESLASQGAEAVILGCTEIGMLVNQNDTEILLLDTTYIHAKKAVEWALLDVI is encoded by the coding sequence ATCGACTGCTCATGCAAAGGTCTCTTTTTATTAATATGCACAAATACAATGCACAAAGTCGCGTCACAAATTGAAGACTCTATTGATATCCCGTTATTGCATATAGCAGACGCCACGGCGGAAGTACTTGTGAAAAAAGGCATTAAAACAGTCGGTTTATTGGGAACCGCTTTTACAATGGAGCAAGATTTTTATAAAGGCCGCCTAACCGAAGAGTATGGTTTAACGGTTTTGGTTCCTAATGCAGACGATAGAAGCAGGATTCATAATGTGATTTATAACGAGCTTTGTTTAGGCCAGTTAAATTCAGATTCTAAAATGGAATACTTACGAATTATTGAGTCTTTAGCCAGTCAGGGCGCTGAAGCTGTGATACTGGGTTGTACGGAAATTGGCATGTTAGTGAATCAAAATGACACAGAAATCCTACTTTTAGACACGACCTACATTCACGCTAAAAAAGCGGTAGAGTGGGCTCTATTAGACGTTATATAA
- a CDS encoding GIY-YIG nuclease family protein: MMQNKIGDAQWNIYMVKTRLNTLYTGITTNVERRFKEHSGDSKRAAKYLKGKGPLELVWHEVVGNKSDALVLECRIKKLTRHQKLRLIEGDLRLHSLWDECVT; encoded by the coding sequence ATGATGCAGAATAAAATAGGAGATGCACAATGGAATATTTACATGGTGAAGACTCGCTTAAACACGCTGTACACCGGTATTACTACGAATGTGGAGCGACGCTTTAAAGAGCATTCTGGCGACAGCAAACGTGCCGCAAAATATTTAAAGGGCAAAGGACCGTTAGAGTTGGTGTGGCATGAAGTTGTGGGCAATAAAAGTGACGCCCTGGTCTTGGAATGTCGAATTAAAAAGTTAACCCGACATCAAAAATTACGTTTAATTGAAGGTGACTTGAGGCTGCATTCTTTATGGGATGAATGCGTAACTTAA
- a CDS encoding DUF1127 domain-containing protein, whose protein sequence is MLIICLFVHIQDCVVRYQTRRALARLTAQQMTDIGMTKEHQRAELLQASVFGFVRDLMNRKKKEERALAP, encoded by the coding sequence ATGTTAATTATTTGCTTATTTGTTCATATTCAGGATTGCGTAGTGCGTTATCAGACTCGTAGAGCCTTAGCACGATTAACGGCTCAGCAAATGACGGACATTGGCATGACAAAAGAGCATCAGCGAGCAGAGTTGTTACAAGCGTCCGTGTTTGGTTTCGTTCGAGACCTAATGAATAGAAAGAAGAAAGAAGAAAGAGCACTGGCGCCATGA
- a CDS encoding IS5 family transposase: MAWKELKQQSFADALQASNRFIEEFDEIHDLLNWSCIERLFCDIHNRTKGERAWPPLMMFKALLLQSWHNLSDPALEKALARDLLFRRFVGVGLDQGVPDHSTIWRFRNLLEKNGLLDAAMTEINAQLAEQSLIIKQGEISIIDASVIEAKNARPRKNAEGKNTQDPEAGYSVKQSSDGKRKTTYGFKAHTNVDEDGFVKEVMLTAGNVHDSIPFESILTGHEREVYADSAYKSAQHSRLLKQKKVKECIIHRAYRNRPLNEDQEKQNRYFSSIRSRVEHVFGIMKLHYGLGKARYLGRARNQARVSLICMAYNLKRAFRIQREC, from the coding sequence ATGGCGTGGAAAGAGTTAAAACAACAGAGCTTTGCCGATGCGCTGCAAGCATCGAATCGGTTTATTGAAGAATTTGACGAGATTCATGACTTGTTGAATTGGTCCTGCATTGAGCGATTATTCTGTGACATTCACAACCGTACAAAAGGTGAACGCGCTTGGCCTCCGTTGATGATGTTTAAAGCTTTGTTATTGCAATCATGGCACAACCTAAGTGACCCAGCGCTGGAAAAAGCACTGGCTCGCGACTTATTATTTCGCCGGTTTGTCGGTGTCGGCCTAGATCAAGGCGTTCCCGACCACAGTACAATTTGGCGTTTCCGTAATCTGCTAGAGAAAAACGGATTACTAGACGCAGCGATGACCGAGATCAATGCCCAGTTAGCCGAACAAAGTCTGATCATCAAACAAGGTGAGATAAGCATCATAGATGCCAGCGTGATAGAAGCGAAGAATGCTCGTCCTCGTAAGAATGCTGAGGGTAAAAACACGCAAGACCCAGAAGCAGGCTATAGCGTTAAGCAAAGCAGCGATGGAAAACGTAAAACCACCTATGGTTTTAAGGCCCATACAAATGTGGATGAGGATGGTTTTGTCAAAGAAGTCATGCTCACGGCAGGCAATGTTCACGATTCGATTCCATTTGAATCGATACTCACTGGTCATGAGCGGGAAGTGTATGCAGACAGTGCGTACAAAAGTGCCCAGCACAGCAGGTTATTGAAGCAAAAAAAGGTCAAAGAATGCATTATCCATCGAGCTTATCGTAATAGACCTCTTAACGAGGATCAAGAAAAGCAAAACCGTTATTTTTCCAGTATTCGTTCCCGTGTAGAGCATGTCTTTGGGATAATGAAATTGCACTATGGGTTAGGTAAAGCGCGTTATCTAGGACGGGCTCGCAATCAGGCTAGGGTGAGTTTAATTTGTATGGCTTACAACCTAAAACGGGCGTTTCGTATCCAACGAGAATGCTGA
- a CDS encoding VOC family protein, translating into MISHFDHIVLTVSDLDEAVSFYETVLKMDSIVFANGRKAVRFGQQKINFQLLGQELRNHAMEGAGDVCLITTWSMGKVIAHLTAHKVNILEGPVEKSGAQGAIQSVYFNDPDNNLIELSVYIQPSAEASEKTSEKTNLG; encoded by the coding sequence ATGATCAGCCACTTTGACCACATCGTACTGACGGTGTCTGACCTAGATGAAGCCGTTTCTTTTTATGAAACGGTGTTAAAAATGGACAGCATTGTTTTTGCTAATGGTCGCAAAGCCGTGCGTTTTGGGCAGCAAAAAATTAATTTCCAGTTACTTGGGCAAGAGCTGCGTAATCATGCCATGGAAGGAGCCGGAGATGTGTGCCTGATCACGACCTGGTCAATGGGCAAAGTGATTGCCCATTTAACCGCTCATAAGGTTAATATTCTCGAAGGGCCTGTAGAAAAGTCAGGCGCACAAGGCGCCATCCAATCGGTGTATTTTAACGATCCAGACAACAACTTGATCGAGTTAAGTGTCTATATTCAGCCATCGGCTGAGGCTAGTGAAAAAACTAGCGAGAAGACAAACCTTGGTTAA